One Thermodesulfobacteriota bacterium DNA window includes the following coding sequences:
- a CDS encoding cytochrome c family protein: MRRSFFGIVLVLLVVGVLIGYAQDIIRIDKIAKVYPPVKFTHDKHMEIAEGDCKKCHHFSGDKTPPCTACHTKDGKGNIKIALREAYHGLCIKCHKEMAGPTTCKECHGSPVKKYDVLTLSQLSKLYNPVSFPHGKHINIVQGCKECHHKDEGITYNCTPCHPAKDIYKYEGAKVSVGLKGAYHGLCLSCHKKAGKGPLKCTACHEKKAKK; this comes from the coding sequence ATGAGAAGGTCTTTCTTTGGAATCGTATTGGTTCTCCTCGTTGTGGGTGTATTAATTGGTTATGCTCAAGACATAATTCGGATCGACAAAATCGCAAAAGTCTACCCACCGGTAAAATTCACACACGACAAACACATGGAGATAGCTGAAGGAGACTGTAAAAAGTGCCACCATTTCAGTGGGGACAAAACGCCTCCGTGTACCGCATGCCATACGAAGGATGGTAAGGGAAATATAAAGATTGCCTTAAGAGAGGCTTATCACGGGCTCTGTATAAAGTGCCATAAAGAGATGGCTGGACCTACAACGTGTAAAGAATGCCATGGTTCTCCTGTAAAGAAATACGATGTTCTTACACTTTCTCAACTTTCTAAGCTTTACAATCCAGTCTCTTTTCCCCACGGAAAGCACATAAATATCGTCCAAGGGTGTAAAGAGTGCCATCACAAAGACGAGGGTATAACCTATAACTGTACTCCTTGCCATCCGGCGAAGGACATATACAAGTACGAAGGTGCTAAAGTATCTGTGGGACTAAAAGGTGCTTACCACGGCTTGTGTTTGTCCTGCCATAAGAAGGCTGGCAAGGGTCCCCTAAAGTGTACTGCCTGCCACGAAAAAAAGGCAAAAAAGTAG
- a CDS encoding alpha-amylase family glycosyl hydrolase: MREFHISKKMRDLLRFDRQLYSLSGNIVFADLSATKNFVYEYNEKTKKNLKPGHVFTVGVIVEVLHYVISLYRKDVKETVFEELYHFLVEKLGKTVIEHLFSLFVREFPPSPVYLGDITEKEYLEGLKIDPKKRELILEEILVLWLENINPAFSFLSDFISDEILKRESEYLKVIKETKDFFDNQEPFGPLKQNLLQMLLSPIDHEPHSLDGQIGYIVKNWGYLLGDLLLKLKKGSDSVKEEKVFFFLEPKKHDVYDYTHLLEEAELIPEPEWMESLVLVAKHTHVWLSQLSKKYGRPIERVDQIPEEELLLMRERGINGIWLIGIWERSIASKMIKNLCGNKEAIASAYSIYDYVVAKDLGGESAYEDLKRKAEKHGIKLGCDMVPNHMGIYSKWMVEKPKWFIYRYDNPYPWYRFSLHNLSLDPGLEIFIEDHYYDRTDAAVVCKRVDKATGEVVYIYHGNDGTGMPWNDTIQLNYLIPDVRDAVLGLIVEIAKKFPIIRFDAAMTLTKMHYQRLWFPEPGKGGAIPTRAEFAMTKEEFDKYMPSEFWKDVVKKVKEESPETLLIAEAFWLLEGFFIKELGMDRVYNSAFMNMLRDEENAKYRQIIKNTLKFDPEILKRFVNFMTNPDEKTAYEQFGLNDKYFGVCTMMVSLPGLPMFGHGQIEGFKEKYGMEFKRPYLDEEENEAFVKRHEREIFFILKNRQLFSSTKNFFFYDFVKDDGSIDEDVFVYSNSRGDKTALVIYHNKNKVTSGWIRSSVPKKVKKTSGKVDLLKVKISDALGISKRKGLYTVLRDERKNLEYRYSTEELINKGLHIRLGPYECLVFTDIGHS, from the coding sequence ATGAGAGAATTTCACATTTCGAAAAAGATGCGCGATCTTTTACGTTTTGACAGGCAACTTTATTCTCTTTCTGGAAATATAGTCTTTGCTGATCTTTCAGCGACCAAGAATTTCGTTTATGAATACAACGAAAAAACAAAAAAGAACCTCAAGCCTGGCCATGTCTTTACGGTCGGAGTGATTGTTGAAGTTCTCCATTATGTAATCTCGCTTTATAGAAAAGATGTGAAGGAGACTGTATTCGAGGAACTTTATCATTTTCTTGTGGAAAAACTGGGAAAGACAGTCATTGAGCATCTTTTTTCTCTTTTTGTCCGTGAGTTTCCTCCGTCTCCGGTATACCTTGGTGACATTACGGAAAAGGAATATTTAGAAGGATTAAAGATCGATCCAAAAAAAAGAGAGCTTATCCTTGAAGAGATTCTCGTTCTTTGGCTCGAAAACATAAATCCTGCCTTTTCTTTCCTGAGTGATTTTATAAGCGATGAGATATTAAAAAGGGAAAGCGAGTATCTCAAAGTTATAAAAGAGACCAAAGACTTTTTCGACAATCAGGAACCGTTCGGTCCATTAAAACAAAACCTTCTACAGATGCTTTTAAGTCCGATCGATCACGAACCTCACTCACTGGATGGACAAATAGGTTACATAGTGAAAAACTGGGGATACCTTTTAGGGGACCTTCTCCTCAAGCTGAAAAAAGGTAGCGACTCTGTAAAAGAAGAGAAGGTTTTCTTCTTTTTGGAACCGAAAAAGCACGATGTATACGATTATACCCATCTATTGGAAGAGGCAGAACTCATCCCAGAACCAGAATGGATGGAAAGTCTTGTTTTGGTTGCGAAGCATACCCACGTTTGGCTTTCCCAGCTTTCCAAAAAATACGGTAGACCAATTGAGAGAGTCGATCAGATTCCGGAGGAAGAACTTCTCCTTATGAGAGAGAGGGGCATAAATGGGATCTGGCTTATCGGTATCTGGGAAAGAAGCATTGCTTCCAAGATGATAAAGAACCTTTGCGGAAACAAAGAGGCTATTGCGTCCGCATATTCCATATACGATTACGTTGTAGCAAAGGACTTAGGGGGTGAGTCTGCCTACGAGGATTTAAAAAGGAAAGCGGAAAAGCACGGGATAAAACTTGGATGTGATATGGTGCCCAACCATATGGGTATTTACTCAAAATGGATGGTGGAGAAGCCGAAGTGGTTTATCTATAGATACGACAATCCGTATCCTTGGTACAGATTCTCCCTTCACAATCTTTCATTAGACCCTGGCCTCGAAATATTCATAGAGGACCACTACTATGACAGAACAGATGCGGCAGTCGTATGTAAAAGAGTAGACAAAGCCACAGGCGAAGTGGTCTACATCTACCACGGTAACGATGGAACAGGGATGCCATGGAACGACACAATACAACTCAACTACCTGATACCAGATGTAAGGGATGCGGTTTTGGGATTGATAGTTGAGATTGCAAAAAAATTCCCCATTATCAGATTTGATGCCGCCATGACTTTAACAAAAATGCACTACCAGAGGCTATGGTTTCCGGAACCCGGAAAGGGCGGTGCAATCCCCACAAGGGCTGAGTTTGCCATGACAAAGGAGGAATTCGACAAGTATATGCCTTCCGAGTTCTGGAAGGATGTAGTCAAAAAAGTAAAAGAGGAAAGTCCAGAGACATTACTCATAGCTGAGGCTTTTTGGCTTCTCGAAGGTTTTTTTATAAAGGAATTAGGAATGGATCGAGTTTACAACAGTGCCTTTATGAACATGTTGAGAGATGAAGAAAATGCAAAGTATAGACAGATCATAAAGAACACTTTGAAATTCGATCCAGAAATTTTGAAACGTTTTGTTAACTTTATGACGAATCCGGATGAGAAAACAGCATACGAGCAGTTTGGCCTAAACGATAAGTATTTCGGTGTCTGTACTATGATGGTTTCTCTTCCAGGTCTTCCTATGTTCGGGCATGGCCAGATAGAAGGGTTTAAAGAGAAATACGGGATGGAGTTCAAAAGACCCTATCTTGATGAGGAAGAAAACGAAGCCTTTGTAAAAAGGCACGAAAGGGAAATATTCTTCATTCTTAAGAATAGACAACTCTTCTCAAGTACGAAAAACTTCTTTTTTTACGATTTCGTCAAAGATGACGGAAGCATAGACGAAGATGTCTTTGTGTATTCCAACTCGAGAGGGGATAAAACTGCACTAGTTATCTACCATAACAAAAACAAAGTCACATCGGGCTGGATAAGGAGTTCTGTTCCCAAAAAAGTCAAGAAAACTTCAGGTAAGGTAGATCTTCTCAAAGTTAAAATCTCTGACGCACTTGGGATTTCAAAGAGAAAAGGTCTTTATACCGTGCTTAGGGACGAGAGAAAAAATTTAGAGTACCGGTATTCAACTGAAGAGTTGATAAATAAGGGTCTACACATAAGACTTGGACCTTACGAATGTTTGGTCTTCACTGACATAGGCCACAGTTAA
- a CDS encoding sigma-54 dependent transcriptional regulator has translation MDKDISILVVDDEEIVRESLKEWLLDDGYKVDTAEDGFQALAKMREKPYDIAIIDLKMPKMDGLELMERMKEVTPETKVIMITAYATVHTAVQAIKMGAYDYLVKPCNPEEISLLIQRLIESQSLVKEVTYLRKRLEEQYRFHDLVSKSHKMQKIFEFAKTIANSSSNVLILGESGTGKELLARAIHNEGPRAKYPFVAVSCVALPETLLESELFGHEKGAFTDAIAQKKGKFEIADKGTIFLDEIGDISPKLQLSLLRVIQEKEIVRVGGEKPIKLDVRIIAATNRDLKKLVHEGKFREDLYYRLNVITIEIPPLRERKEDIPVLVNHFIEKFNVELKKNVQKVSEDAMKMLVKYNWPGNVRELENVIERAMVVCKDNIIRKEDIGVLDKDEEYFNLPDKTLRSVEREHILRVLKENDWNIQRSAEILGIDRATLYNKIKKYNLKQS, from the coding sequence ATGGACAAGGATATCAGCATTTTGGTTGTGGACGACGAAGAAATAGTTAGGGAATCTCTAAAGGAGTGGCTTCTTGATGATGGTTATAAGGTGGATACTGCGGAGGATGGATTTCAGGCGTTGGCCAAGATGAGGGAAAAGCCCTACGATATAGCCATAATAGACCTCAAGATGCCCAAGATGGATGGGCTAGAGCTTATGGAAAGAATGAAAGAGGTCACTCCGGAAACCAAAGTAATAATGATCACAGCCTATGCCACTGTTCATACGGCTGTACAGGCCATAAAAATGGGAGCCTATGACTACCTTGTAAAACCTTGTAACCCGGAGGAGATCTCTCTTTTGATTCAGAGACTTATAGAGAGCCAAAGTCTGGTAAAAGAGGTGACCTACCTCCGGAAGAGGTTGGAAGAGCAGTACAGGTTCCATGATCTTGTAAGTAAAAGCCATAAGATGCAAAAGATCTTTGAATTTGCAAAGACCATAGCCAATAGCAGTTCCAACGTGTTAATCCTTGGCGAGAGCGGGACAGGGAAGGAACTTTTAGCCAGAGCTATACACAACGAAGGACCAAGGGCGAAATACCCTTTTGTGGCTGTCTCATGTGTTGCGTTGCCCGAGACACTCCTAGAAAGTGAACTTTTCGGCCATGAGAAAGGGGCGTTTACCGACGCCATTGCGCAAAAGAAGGGAAAGTTCGAAATTGCTGACAAGGGTACCATATTTTTGGACGAAATAGGGGACATAAGCCCTAAACTCCAATTGAGCTTACTTAGGGTAATCCAGGAAAAAGAGATAGTAAGGGTCGGAGGTGAAAAACCTATAAAACTCGACGTGAGAATAATTGCTGCAACAAATAGGGACCTAAAAAAGCTCGTTCACGAGGGAAAGTTTAGAGAAGACCTATACTATAGACTTAACGTGATAACGATTGAGATTCCTCCACTTAGGGAAAGAAAGGAGGACATTCCCGTACTTGTCAACCATTTTATTGAAAAGTTTAACGTGGAGCTCAAAAAGAACGTGCAGAAAGTTTCTGAGGACGCAATGAAGATGCTAGTTAAGTACAACTGGCCAGGAAATGTAAGAGAATTAGAGAACGTGATCGAAAGGGCGATGGTCGTTTGTAAGGACAACATAATAAGAAAGGAAGATATAGGGGTTTTGGATAAGGATGAAGAGTATTTCAACCTTCCTGACAAAACGTTGAGGTCCGTTGAAAGGGAGCATATTTTGAGGGTTCTTAAGGAAAACGACTGGAATATCCAGAGATCGGCAGAGATTTTGGGGATAGACAGGGCGACTCTTTATAACAAGATAAAGAAGTATAATCTGAAACAATCCTAA
- the nrdD gene encoding anaerobic ribonucleoside-triphosphate reductase: METTDITLFVRTSEETISNWNRSKIVEALLRETSIDETKAEEISKEVESIVRRSGIKFITAPLIREIVNAKLIEKGLENVRKMHTRLGMPIYDVGNLILHPNKENANVPHGPEATNLTLAERIKKEYALLAVFSQEVADAHMNGDIHIHDLGFIDRPYCSGQSVEYIKKFGLNFPHTLSMAKPAKHPEVLLAHLIKFSAALQSNFAGAIGWDAVNVFFAPYLVGMSDRELKQLAQMLVFEFSQQAVARGGQAIFSDINLYWEIPKHFEDTPAIGPGGEFTGKTYKEYEKEAQRFVLKLFEVYKEGDGSGRPFFFPKPIVHITEKFFKTDGHMDFLYLICDVAADKGNTYFVFDRGETAKISECCRLSFKLDERDLEDAKMPWRMRYCALQNVSINLPRIAYLAKGNDEKLFDLLTQRFMLAVRAHKEKRNFLEKLLSLGEDGPLSLLTMKRDGMPYLRFNIASHLVGMVGLNEMVQVHLGEQLHESKRALKFGLKVIAHMKLLAEKFSKKEGMRILLEQTPAESTSYRFARLDLKDFSPISGRVVKGNVACGMVYYTNSTHLNVSARISPIERVTSEGIFHPLIEAGSISHVWLGESQPSKEAIADFVIKTFRYTKNDQIAFSPEFTTCNSCLRTLRGLRTRCSYCGSEDVEGITRITGYFTKISSWNKGKLGELADRYRNEEFFGESKNVSFG; the protein is encoded by the coding sequence ATGGAGACTACAGATATCACCCTGTTTGTAAGAACTTCAGAGGAGACTATCTCTAACTGGAATAGGTCAAAGATTGTCGAAGCACTTTTAAGAGAGACGTCAATAGACGAAACGAAAGCAGAAGAGATAAGCAAAGAGGTTGAGAGCATTGTGAGAAGATCCGGTATAAAGTTTATCACAGCTCCACTCATCCGGGAAATAGTAAACGCAAAGCTAATAGAGAAGGGATTAGAGAATGTGAGAAAGATGCACACGAGACTCGGTATGCCGATATACGACGTGGGAAATCTAATTTTACATCCAAATAAGGAGAATGCGAACGTTCCACACGGACCTGAAGCAACGAACCTTACACTTGCGGAAAGGATAAAGAAGGAATATGCGCTCCTTGCTGTTTTTTCACAGGAAGTAGCCGACGCCCACATGAATGGGGATATCCATATTCACGATCTTGGCTTCATCGATAGACCATACTGCAGTGGTCAATCAGTGGAGTATATAAAGAAGTTCGGACTCAACTTCCCGCACACTTTGTCCATGGCTAAACCCGCAAAGCATCCTGAAGTCCTTCTTGCCCACCTTATCAAATTTTCCGCAGCATTGCAGAGCAATTTTGCAGGAGCTATAGGTTGGGATGCAGTAAATGTTTTTTTTGCGCCTTATCTTGTTGGAATGTCTGATCGCGAACTTAAACAGCTTGCGCAGATGCTAGTTTTTGAGTTTTCACAGCAGGCTGTGGCAAGAGGGGGTCAAGCCATATTCTCAGATATAAACCTATATTGGGAGATTCCCAAGCACTTTGAAGATACACCAGCAATCGGACCGGGCGGAGAGTTTACTGGGAAGACATATAAAGAGTACGAAAAGGAAGCACAGAGGTTTGTCTTGAAACTATTTGAGGTTTACAAAGAAGGAGACGGTTCAGGCAGACCCTTCTTCTTTCCGAAACCGATAGTTCACATAACCGAGAAGTTTTTCAAAACGGACGGACACATGGATTTTCTATACCTCATATGCGATGTGGCTGCAGACAAGGGAAACACCTATTTTGTCTTTGACAGAGGTGAGACTGCAAAGATCTCTGAATGCTGCAGATTGAGTTTTAAGCTTGATGAGAGAGATCTCGAAGACGCAAAAATGCCGTGGAGAATGAGGTACTGTGCTTTACAGAACGTTTCCATAAACCTTCCTAGAATAGCTTATTTGGCAAAGGGGAATGATGAGAAGCTCTTCGATCTTCTAACCCAGAGGTTTATGCTTGCCGTTCGAGCACATAAAGAAAAGAGGAACTTTTTAGAAAAGCTTCTATCCCTCGGAGAAGACGGCCCTCTCTCCCTTCTCACTATGAAAAGGGACGGAATGCCATATCTCAGATTCAACATAGCATCCCATCTCGTCGGGATGGTGGGGCTCAATGAGATGGTGCAGGTCCATCTTGGAGAGCAGCTGCATGAGTCAAAAAGGGCTCTTAAGTTCGGTTTAAAAGTGATAGCCCACATGAAGCTACTCGCCGAAAAATTTAGTAAAAAGGAGGGCATGAGAATACTTCTTGAGCAGACACCGGCTGAAAGCACAAGTTACAGATTTGCAAGACTCGATCTTAAGGATTTTTCACCGATTTCAGGCAGGGTCGTAAAAGGGAACGTAGCTTGTGGCATGGTGTATTATACAAACTCGACTCATCTTAATGTGAGTGCGAGGATAAGTCCAATAGAAAGGGTAACGTCAGAAGGTATATTTCATCCGCTCATAGAAGCTGGCTCCATCTCCCATGTGTGGTTGGGAGAATCACAGCCCTCAAAAGAGGCTATAGCAGATTTTGTTATAAAGACCTTTAGGTACACAAAAAATGATCAGATAGCCTTTTCTCCTGAATTTACAACGTGTAATTCCTGCTTAAGAACGTTAAGAGGATTAAGGACGAGATGTTCTTATTGTGGATCAGAAGATGTGGAAGGGATAACGAGGATAACGGGGTATTTCACAAAGATAAGTAGCTGGAACAAAGGTAAGCTTGGAGAATTAGCGGACAGATATAGGAATGAAGAATTCTTCGGCGAGTCAAAAAACGTTTCTTTTGGATAA
- a CDS encoding ATP-binding protein, which produces MVNSIRRIQRYFFIKSLGFRLAFWVALIAVLVIGVFTYINIKTQEREMVDQAILGAKQLSETLTKSLKFDMLHNYREAIYYSIETVGHQEGIKKVRIFNKEGKIMFSSDKDEIGKMVAKEAEACYVCHQAGQPLERLDTPKRTRIFQVDGERSLGIINPIYNEPECYNASCHYHPPGQKVLGVLDIVLSIENTHRKIEEAKRKFLFFGVVTIFAISTIIIGAIFRSVNRPVKELVKATRKIAEGDFNCEIPVRSYDEIGELALSFRKMTERLKKADEEIKELIRTLEEKVEERTKELKAAQLQIIQSEKLASIGKLSATIAHEINNPLNGILTYTKLIEKRLARDGLSQEEIQKIKGYLTTMIRETERCSSIVRNLLDFARQREPSLKFDVNLNNIVDDSLNFLSNQISLQNIEVVKEYSDIPLITADPQQMRQVLMNILMNACEAMPQGGRLKVRTGFLAEEEKVFIEVEDTGVGIEKELLDKIFDPFFTTKEKGTGLGLSVVYGIVNAHKGNLNVESKKGEGTKVTVKLPVRLEKEQKEQRAEA; this is translated from the coding sequence TTGGTAAATTCCATAAGAAGAATCCAGAGATACTTTTTCATAAAAAGTCTTGGATTTAGGCTTGCCTTCTGGGTAGCCCTTATAGCCGTTCTGGTAATAGGGGTCTTCACATACATCAATATTAAAACCCAAGAGCGGGAGATGGTCGATCAGGCCATTCTTGGAGCAAAGCAGTTAAGCGAAACCCTCACGAAAAGTTTAAAATTCGACATGCTCCATAACTACCGCGAAGCGATCTATTACTCGATTGAGACGGTCGGACACCAAGAAGGTATAAAGAAGGTTAGGATTTTCAACAAAGAAGGAAAGATAATGTTCTCCTCTGACAAGGATGAGATAGGGAAAATGGTGGCTAAAGAGGCTGAGGCTTGCTATGTGTGCCATCAGGCAGGTCAGCCCCTAGAAAGGCTAGATACACCTAAAAGGACGAGGATATTCCAGGTAGACGGTGAGAGGAGTTTAGGCATCATAAACCCTATTTATAACGAGCCTGAATGTTACAATGCCTCTTGCCACTACCATCCCCCCGGACAGAAGGTTTTGGGGGTTCTAGATATAGTCCTTTCCATCGAAAACACCCATAGAAAGATCGAGGAAGCCAAAAGAAAGTTTCTCTTTTTTGGTGTTGTCACGATATTTGCCATTTCTACGATTATCATTGGCGCCATCTTTAGAAGCGTTAATCGGCCGGTAAAAGAGCTCGTAAAAGCAACAAGAAAGATAGCGGAAGGGGACTTCAACTGTGAAATTCCGGTAAGGAGTTACGATGAGATTGGAGAACTCGCACTCTCATTCAGGAAGATGACAGAAAGGCTAAAAAAAGCAGATGAGGAAATTAAGGAACTTATCCGTACTTTGGAAGAGAAGGTTGAAGAGAGGACGAAAGAGTTAAAGGCTGCACAGTTACAGATCATTCAATCGGAAAAGCTCGCCTCAATAGGAAAACTCTCAGCTACTATAGCCCACGAGATAAACAATCCTTTAAACGGGATTCTAACGTACACTAAGCTTATCGAGAAAAGACTCGCAAGGGATGGACTCTCTCAAGAGGAGATACAGAAAATAAAAGGATACCTCACGACGATGATTAGAGAGACAGAGAGGTGTAGCTCCATTGTTAGAAATTTGCTTGATTTTGCAAGACAGAGGGAACCTTCCTTAAAGTTTGACGTAAATCTTAACAATATTGTCGATGATTCCCTCAATTTCCTTTCTAACCAAATCTCATTGCAGAACATAGAAGTTGTTAAAGAGTACTCCGACATTCCACTTATCACAGCTGACCCACAACAGATGCGGCAGGTCCTTATGAATATTTTGATGAACGCATGCGAGGCTATGCCACAAGGTGGTAGGCTGAAAGTCAGAACCGGTTTTTTAGCGGAGGAGGAGAAGGTCTTCATCGAGGTCGAAGATACGGGAGTTGGTATTGAAAAGGAGCTTCTGGACAAGATTTTTGACCCATTCTTTACCACAAAAGAGAAAGGGACTGGACTTGGCCTTTCTGTAGTTTATGGGATCGTAAATGCCCATAAAGGCAATCTGAACGTTGAAAGTAAAAAGGGAGAAGGAACTAAAGTCACGGTAAAACTACCCGTAAGACTTGAGAAGGAACAGAAAGAACAAAGAGCGGAAGCTTAA
- a CDS encoding bifunctional acetate--CoA ligase family protein/GNAT family N-acetyltransferase codes for MGHLRRILDPKTILVVGATDRENAPGSIALQNLLNSKGRVVIPVNPRKKELLGIPCAKRLQDVTENVDLAIIATPFDTLPRVVEECGRLGVAGAIIISSSDHAEKPKETVIENQLVEISKRYGIRIIGPNCLGIIRPSIGLNTSIFNMMPEKGGVAFITQSTGMSYAFLKWGIQSNIGFSVFASLGSMIDVDFGEMIDFLGEDQYTRSIVIYMEEKIGNVKRFVSAARGFAKNKPIIVLKPRKTQEECKNPRTYTSSVLEREKIYDAVFKRLGILRVKEARDLFNLAAVLHSKRLPSGPRLLVLTNTSGSGLMALDALKDLGGEPAIISEEIHMRLRDEVGPWVQRGLFVDLLRDADEFRYRRALELCLKEKNADGILLIYAPQYHIDSTSFAKAISESLKNTSKPVIVCFFCGENKEIKDILLKSNIPTYDTPEEAVRTYLYMHRYEKNLRSLYETPKDLSVDEIPPSFNLKITIRQFLKEGVTVLTDEESQKFLECFGIPTLRTYLANSIEEALMYAKDIGFPVVIKVSSPDTIHRADFGGVIVDINSESELRISYEKILQRMKQVHPDARIRGVAIQKMVEKIDYELMLGVKKDPEFGSIIIFGMSGVGIKVFRDFSIGLPPLNQTLAKRLIEDTQVYKMLHGYGDKPPADIEQLETIIVSFSNLVTQFPEILEMDINPLAISDGKAYALDARIVLDETAINGHQANTHLIIAPYPTRYVVQTTLKDGTRVTLRPIKPEDEPLEREMLLSVSEETLRGRFFTVLKDISREMLIKFCHIDYDREMAIVAEISQNNKRRIIGIGRLIVDPDYERGECAVIVHDEFQRKGLGLRLMDMLLRVAEEKKLTEVYAYVMSTNKKMLNLAKKMGFKIEPLPDNLCLITVKLT; via the coding sequence ATGGGACATTTAAGGAGGATACTAGATCCCAAAACTATTCTCGTGGTCGGTGCAACAGACAGGGAAAACGCTCCGGGAAGTATCGCATTACAGAACCTGCTAAACTCGAAAGGGCGCGTCGTAATTCCTGTAAATCCAAGAAAAAAGGAGCTATTGGGAATCCCTTGCGCAAAAAGATTACAAGATGTCACAGAAAATGTCGATTTAGCAATAATTGCGACACCCTTCGACACCTTACCTAGGGTAGTTGAGGAGTGTGGCAGGCTTGGAGTCGCCGGAGCCATTATCATCTCATCCTCAGATCACGCAGAAAAGCCAAAAGAAACTGTTATTGAAAACCAGTTGGTAGAGATTAGCAAGAGGTACGGAATAAGGATAATCGGACCGAACTGTTTGGGTATCATAAGACCATCTATCGGTCTTAATACTTCCATATTTAACATGATGCCAGAAAAAGGTGGAGTTGCTTTCATCACTCAAAGTACAGGGATGTCTTACGCATTTCTCAAGTGGGGTATCCAGTCAAACATTGGGTTTTCTGTTTTTGCCTCCCTAGGGTCGATGATAGATGTGGATTTCGGTGAAATGATAGATTTCCTTGGAGAGGACCAGTATACCCGAAGTATAGTCATCTACATGGAAGAGAAAATTGGCAATGTGAAGAGATTTGTAAGTGCCGCACGAGGATTCGCAAAAAATAAGCCTATCATCGTCCTGAAACCAAGAAAGACTCAAGAGGAGTGTAAAAATCCTCGCACATACACTTCGTCCGTTCTTGAGAGGGAAAAGATATACGATGCCGTCTTCAAAAGACTCGGGATATTACGAGTTAAGGAGGCAAGAGATCTATTTAACCTTGCCGCTGTTTTACACTCAAAGAGGCTTCCCTCCGGTCCCCGGTTGCTTGTCCTTACAAATACATCTGGATCCGGGTTGATGGCCCTTGATGCTTTAAAGGACCTCGGTGGCGAACCAGCAATTATATCAGAGGAAATTCATATGAGACTCAGAGACGAAGTGGGACCGTGGGTGCAAAGGGGTCTTTTTGTGGATCTTTTAAGGGATGCGGACGAATTTAGGTATAGACGGGCCTTGGAGCTCTGTCTTAAAGAGAAGAATGCGGACGGGATTCTGCTTATATATGCACCGCAGTATCATATAGATTCCACGTCTTTTGCCAAAGCCATTTCAGAGAGTTTAAAAAACACCTCGAAGCCTGTGATCGTCTGTTTTTTTTGTGGAGAAAACAAGGAAATAAAGGATATCCTTCTGAAAAGTAATATCCCGACCTATGACACACCGGAAGAGGCTGTAAGAACTTACCTCTACATGCACAGATACGAAAAAAACTTAAGATCCCTTTATGAAACGCCGAAGGACCTATCCGTTGATGAGATACCCCCGTCATTCAACCTAAAAATAACGATAAGACAGTTCTTGAAAGAGGGCGTAACCGTCCTAACAGATGAAGAGTCTCAAAAGTTTTTGGAGTGTTTTGGAATTCCAACGCTAAGGACGTATTTGGCAAACTCTATAGAGGAAGCTTTGATGTATGCGAAAGACATAGGGTTTCCCGTCGTTATAAAAGTTTCGTCCCCGGATACAATTCACAGGGCCGACTTTGGAGGTGTTATAGTAGATATAAACTCTGAATCAGAACTTCGCATTTCGTACGAAAAGATCCTGCAAAGGATGAAACAGGTCCATCCAGACGCTAGAATAAGAGGGGTGGCTATCCAGAAGATGGTTGAAAAAATAGACTACGAACTCATGCTTGGAGTAAAGAAGGATCCGGAGTTTGGCTCTATAATCATCTTTGGGATGAGCGGTGTTGGGATTAAAGTATTTAGGGATTTCTCAATCGGCCTTCCCCCGCTAAACCAGACGTTAGCAAAAAGACTGATTGAAGATACCCAAGTATACAAGATGCTACATGGTTATGGGGATAAGCCCCCGGCAGATATCGAACAACTCGAAACGATAATAGTGAGCTTTTCTAATCTTGTAACGCAGTTTCCAGAGATTCTTGAGATGGACATAAATCCCCTTGCCATCTCCGATGGTAAAGCGTACGCCCTAGATGCACGAATCGTTCTCGACGAGACTGCTATCAATGGCCATCAGGCAAATACTCATCTTATCATCGCTCCCTATCCCACAAGATATGTGGTCCAGACGACGCTCAAAGACGGAACAAGAGTAACTTTGAGGCCTATAAAACCGGAAGACGAGCCACTAGAAAGAGAGATGCTCCTTAGTGTGTCCGAAGAAACCCTAAGGGGAAGATTCTTTACTGTGCTAAAGGATATAAGCAGGGAGATGTTAATCAAATTCTGCCACATCGATTATGATAGGGAAATGGCAATAGTGGCAGAAATTTCGCAGAATAACAAAAGGAGGATCATTGGTATAGGGAGGCTCATTGTGGATCCAGACTATGAAAGAGGGGAATGTGCTGTTATCGTCCATGACGAATTCCAAAGAAAAGGTCTCGGACTTCGATTGATGGATATGCTTCTTAGAGTCGCAGAGGAAAAAAAATTAACCGAGGTCTACGCTTACGTCATGTCGACGAATAAGAAGATGTTAAACCTCGCAAAAAAGATGGGCTTTAAGATTGAGCCTTTGCCGGATAATTTATGCCTCATCACAGTTAAGCTCACGTAA